One Gloeobacter morelensis MG652769 DNA window includes the following coding sequences:
- the lspA gene encoding signal peptidase II: MSAKNPWFWLVATAAVALDRLTKVWAVAQLAPGESIALWPGVFHLTLVKNSGAAFSLFAGGSDWLKWISLLVSVGLCIYALVGPYLGSWEQMGFGLLLGGAVGNGFDRFAFGEVTDFLDFRLIQFPVFNGADIAINLGLACLLIGTLRSESRTPAPARPAAKQIREPTDTTGG, encoded by the coding sequence GTGAGCGCGAAAAATCCCTGGTTCTGGCTGGTGGCCACCGCAGCTGTCGCCCTCGACCGGCTTACCAAGGTCTGGGCGGTCGCCCAGCTAGCGCCGGGGGAGAGCATTGCTCTGTGGCCGGGGGTCTTTCACCTGACGCTGGTCAAAAACAGCGGCGCCGCCTTCAGCCTGTTTGCCGGCGGCAGCGACTGGCTCAAGTGGATCTCGCTGTTGGTGAGCGTCGGCCTGTGCATCTACGCGCTGGTCGGTCCGTACCTGGGCTCCTGGGAACAGATGGGCTTTGGTCTGCTGTTGGGCGGGGCGGTCGGCAACGGTTTCGATCGCTTCGCCTTTGGCGAGGTCACCGATTTTCTGGACTTTAGGCTTATTCAGTTTCCGGTCTTCAACGGCGCCGACATCGCCATCAACCTGGGACTGGCCTGTCTGCTCATCGGCACGCTGCGTTCCGAAAGTCGCACCCCAGCCCCCGCGCGCCCGGCCGCCAAGCAGATCCGCGAACCCACCGACACCACCGGAGGGTAA
- the hemL gene encoding glutamate-1-semialdehyde 2,1-aminomutase, which yields MVTSAFQTAQSHRLFAEAQQLMPGGVNSPVRAFKSVGSEPVFIERAEGAYLWDVDGNRYIEYINTWGPSIVGHSHPEVISALREALPKGTSYGAPTRLENQMARRVIDAIPAVEMVRFVNSGTEATMSALRLARAFTGREKIIKFEGCYHGHADMLLVQAGSGVATLGLPDSPGVPKSTTAATLTAPYNDLAAVEALFKQYPSDVAGLILEPVVGNAGCLVPEIGFLEGLRDLTRAHGTVLIFDEVMTGFRLSYGGAQARYGIEPDLTCLGKIIGGGLPVGAYAGRRAIMEMVAPAGPMYQAGTLSGNPLAMTAGIKTLEILQRPGTYERLEELSARLADGLLAAAREAGHAATGNRVGAMFTLFFTEGPVRNFGEAKRSDLQKFARFHRGMLERGVYLAPSQFEAGFMSLAHTEEDIDYTVAAARTVLAAL from the coding sequence ATGGTCACCAGCGCTTTTCAAACTGCCCAGTCCCACCGGCTCTTTGCCGAGGCCCAGCAGCTGATGCCCGGCGGGGTCAACTCCCCCGTGCGCGCCTTTAAATCCGTGGGCTCCGAGCCTGTCTTCATCGAACGGGCCGAGGGCGCCTACCTGTGGGACGTCGACGGCAACCGCTACATCGAGTACATCAACACCTGGGGACCGTCGATCGTCGGACACTCCCACCCAGAGGTGATTTCAGCTCTGCGCGAAGCGTTGCCCAAAGGCACCAGCTACGGCGCGCCGACCCGCCTCGAAAACCAGATGGCCCGCAGGGTGATCGACGCCATCCCCGCCGTCGAGATGGTGCGCTTCGTCAACTCCGGCACCGAAGCGACGATGTCGGCTCTGCGCCTGGCGCGCGCCTTCACCGGCCGCGAGAAGATTATTAAGTTTGAAGGCTGCTACCACGGCCACGCCGATATGCTGCTGGTCCAGGCGGGTTCGGGGGTGGCCACCCTCGGATTGCCCGACTCGCCCGGCGTGCCCAAATCGACCACCGCCGCCACCCTCACCGCTCCCTACAACGACCTGGCCGCCGTCGAAGCGCTCTTTAAGCAGTACCCAAGCGATGTCGCAGGGCTCATCCTCGAACCGGTGGTGGGCAATGCCGGCTGCCTGGTGCCCGAAATCGGCTTTCTCGAAGGGCTGCGCGATCTCACCCGCGCCCATGGGACAGTGCTGATTTTCGACGAGGTGATGACCGGCTTTCGGCTCTCTTACGGCGGCGCCCAGGCCCGCTATGGCATCGAACCGGATCTCACCTGTCTGGGCAAGATTATCGGCGGCGGACTGCCGGTGGGCGCCTACGCCGGTCGCCGCGCAATCATGGAGATGGTCGCCCCGGCCGGTCCGATGTACCAGGCCGGTACCCTGAGCGGCAACCCCCTCGCGATGACCGCCGGGATCAAGACCCTCGAGATTCTCCAGCGCCCCGGCACCTACGAGCGGCTCGAAGAGCTCTCGGCGCGCCTGGCGGACGGTCTTTTGGCCGCTGCCCGCGAAGCGGGGCACGCCGCTACCGGTAACCGGGTGGGGGCGATGTTCACTTTGTTCTTCACCGAGGGGCCAGTGCGCAACTTCGGCGAGGCCAAGCGCTCGGACTTACAAAAATTTGCCCGCTTCCACCGGGGCATGCTGGAGCGCGGCGTCTACCTGGCTCCCTCGCAGTTCGAAGCGGGGTTCATGTCCCTCGCCCACACCGAGGAGGACATCGACTACACCGTCGCCGCCGCCCGCACCGTCCTCGCTGCGCTCTAG